One window from the genome of Pseudonocardia hierapolitana encodes:
- a CDS encoding alpha/beta hydrolase-fold protein — MTRLAVNRLKERKPDAAAVDRFLTRHEVPIVEGDRCTFLWRGEADEVFVVQRIVGLPERLPLRRLWGTDLWYLVLELPTGSRINYQIEVRRGEHLERGNDPLNPKLSYSPVGTSSVCFAHGYVTPDWTEPDPDARPGELTELVVQSRALRRDCRVTLYLPARFRPTAAYPLLVVHDGDDFLQYAAAKTVLDNLIHRLDVAETVVAFVHPQDRLSEYANSAAHARFLTRELVPRLEAELPLVGQRSGRCLLGSSFGAVASLATAYRAPDVYGSLALMSGSFVFTDIGGADHGGGPVFDPVVRFVNRYRQRPRRVADRLFVSCGVYEPLITYNRSVVHTFESTGMTVRFVETRDGHNWENWRDTLRDALSWVYPGPQKLVYE, encoded by the coding sequence GTGACCCGCCTCGCCGTCAACCGGCTCAAGGAGCGCAAGCCCGACGCCGCCGCCGTCGACCGGTTCCTCACCCGGCACGAGGTGCCGATCGTCGAGGGGGACCGGTGCACCTTCCTCTGGCGCGGCGAGGCCGACGAGGTGTTCGTCGTGCAGCGGATCGTGGGACTGCCCGAACGGCTGCCGCTGCGCAGGCTGTGGGGCACCGACCTGTGGTACCTGGTGCTCGAGCTGCCGACGGGGTCGCGGATCAACTACCAGATCGAGGTCCGCCGCGGTGAGCACCTCGAGCGCGGCAACGACCCGCTCAACCCGAAGCTGTCCTACAGCCCGGTCGGCACGTCCTCGGTGTGCTTCGCGCACGGTTACGTCACGCCCGACTGGACCGAGCCCGACCCCGACGCCCGGCCCGGCGAGCTGACCGAGCTGGTGGTCCAGAGCCGCGCGCTGCGCCGCGACTGCCGGGTCACGCTGTACCTGCCTGCGCGGTTCCGGCCCACGGCGGCGTACCCGCTGCTGGTGGTGCACGACGGCGACGACTTCCTGCAGTACGCCGCGGCGAAGACCGTGCTGGACAACCTGATCCACCGCCTCGACGTCGCCGAGACCGTCGTTGCGTTCGTCCACCCGCAGGACCGGTTGAGCGAGTACGCGAACTCGGCGGCGCACGCGCGGTTCCTCACCCGCGAGCTGGTGCCGCGGCTGGAGGCGGAGCTGCCGCTCGTGGGGCAGCGCTCCGGCCGGTGCCTGCTCGGGTCCAGCTTCGGCGCGGTGGCCTCGCTGGCGACGGCGTACCGGGCGCCGGACGTCTACGGATCGCTCGCGCTGATGTCCGGCTCGTTCGTCTTCACCGACATCGGCGGCGCCGACCACGGCGGCGGCCCCGTCTTCGACCCGGTGGTGCGGTTCGTGAACCGCTACCGGCAACGCCCGCGCCGGGTGGCCGACCGGCTGTTCGTCAGCTGCGGGGTCTACGAGCCGCTGATCACCTACAACCGCAGCGTCGTGCACACCTTCGAGTCGACGGGCATGACCGTGCGCTTCGTGGAGACGCGCGACGGCCACAACTGGGAGAACTGGCGCGACACCCTCCGCGACGCGCTGTCCTGGGTCTACCCGGGCCCGCAGAAGCTCGTCTACGAGTGA
- a CDS encoding TetR/AcrR family transcriptional regulator, with translation MPEATRRRGRPPGRDGGETRKRLLDAALQLFAAQGFDATTVRQIAAAVGVRDPAIYAHFSGKQALYDALLAEMGPVSLQVHDIDADEITAGTPHEAVPRIVDRLLDAWTQPRAQLFASVLLREGAGERGLRGLAELIDLARTRLAVPFVRWQDAGLVRGDLSVDQMTWELFSPLHIARFLYLRSHDTDEAAARRVAAEHVAFFLTCVTTSERSPS, from the coding sequence GTGCCCGAAGCAACGAGGCGTCGCGGGCGGCCGCCCGGTCGCGACGGAGGCGAGACGCGTAAACGGCTGCTGGACGCCGCGCTGCAGCTCTTCGCCGCGCAGGGGTTCGACGCCACCACGGTGCGGCAGATCGCCGCCGCCGTCGGCGTGCGCGATCCCGCCATCTATGCCCACTTCTCCGGCAAGCAGGCGCTCTACGACGCCCTGCTCGCCGAGATGGGTCCGGTCTCCCTGCAGGTCCACGACATCGATGCCGACGAGATCACGGCGGGTACGCCCCACGAGGCCGTGCCCCGGATCGTGGACCGCCTGCTCGACGCGTGGACGCAGCCGCGCGCACAGCTCTTCGCCAGCGTCCTGCTCCGCGAGGGCGCGGGCGAGCGGGGCCTGCGCGGGCTGGCGGAGCTGATCGACCTCGCCCGGACCCGGCTCGCCGTGCCGTTCGTCCGGTGGCAGGACGCCGGGCTGGTACGCGGCGACCTCTCGGTCGACCAGATGACGTGGGAGCTGTTCTCCCCGCTGCACATCGCCCGGTTCCTGTACCTGCGTTCCCACGACACCGACGAGGCCGCGGCGCGCCGCGTCGCTGCCGAGCACGTCGCCTTCTTCCTGACCTGCGTGACCACATCGGAACGGAGCCCGTCATGA
- a CDS encoding glutamate-cysteine ligase family protein, producing the protein MGRDVEHMVFSREDRHRFRDKTRRCLDALAQMLRESQFDFDRPLTGMEIELNLVDGRGEPANVNEQVLDLVADRAFQTEMGQFNIEINVPPREIGGTGLVSFEETVRASLNAADERARSGDAQLVMIGILPTLMPRHVSIESMSRNPRYALLNDQIFAARGEDMALSIQGVERLSTYTDSITPEAACTSFQLHLQVSPAEFAQYWNAAQAIAGVQLALAANSPYLFGTELWRETRIPLFEQATDTRPEELKEQGVRPRVWFGERWITSVFDLFEENTRYFPALLPICEDADPIEQLGRGEVPKLDELSLHNGTIYRWNRPIYAVVEGRPHLRVENRVLPAGPTVVDAMANAAFYYGVVRTLAEHERPVWSQMSFSAAEENFHSGARDGLDASIYWPGLGPVPAAELVLRRLLPLAHEGLNTWGVDPDLRDRLLGIIEARCVTGTTGASWQVDTVRSLGGDRIGALHEMLRRYVENMHANEPVHTWERHS; encoded by the coding sequence GTGGGTCGCGACGTCGAGCACATGGTGTTCAGCCGGGAGGACCGGCACAGGTTCCGGGACAAGACGCGCCGGTGCCTCGACGCGTTGGCCCAGATGCTTCGGGAGTCGCAGTTCGACTTCGACCGGCCGCTCACCGGGATGGAGATCGAGCTCAACCTGGTCGACGGGCGCGGCGAGCCGGCGAACGTCAACGAGCAGGTGCTCGATCTGGTGGCCGATCGGGCCTTCCAGACCGAGATGGGCCAGTTCAACATCGAGATCAACGTCCCACCGCGCGAGATCGGCGGCACCGGCCTCGTCTCGTTCGAGGAGACCGTGCGGGCCAGCCTGAACGCCGCCGACGAGCGCGCCCGCTCCGGCGACGCGCAGCTGGTGATGATCGGGATCCTCCCGACGCTCATGCCGCGCCACGTCAGCATCGAGTCGATGAGCCGCAACCCGCGCTACGCCTTGCTCAACGATCAGATCTTCGCCGCGCGGGGCGAGGACATGGCCCTGTCGATCCAGGGCGTGGAACGCTTGAGCACCTACACCGACTCGATCACCCCGGAGGCCGCCTGCACGAGCTTCCAGCTGCACCTGCAGGTCAGCCCCGCGGAGTTCGCGCAGTACTGGAACGCCGCGCAGGCGATCGCGGGTGTGCAGCTCGCGCTCGCCGCGAACTCGCCATACCTGTTCGGCACCGAGCTGTGGCGCGAGACCCGCATCCCGCTGTTCGAGCAGGCCACCGACACCCGGCCCGAGGAGCTGAAGGAGCAGGGGGTCCGCCCCCGGGTGTGGTTCGGCGAGCGCTGGATCACGTCGGTGTTCGACCTGTTCGAGGAGAACACGCGGTACTTCCCCGCGCTGCTGCCGATCTGCGAGGACGCCGACCCGATCGAGCAGCTCGGGCGCGGCGAGGTGCCGAAGCTCGACGAGCTCTCCCTGCACAACGGCACGATCTACCGCTGGAACCGGCCGATCTACGCCGTCGTCGAGGGGAGGCCGCACCTGCGCGTGGAGAACCGGGTGCTGCCGGCCGGGCCGACCGTCGTGGACGCCATGGCCAACGCGGCGTTCTACTACGGCGTCGTGCGCACCCTCGCCGAGCACGAACGGCCGGTGTGGTCGCAGATGTCGTTCTCCGCCGCCGAGGAGAACTTCCACAGCGGCGCCCGCGACGGCCTCGACGCCTCGATCTACTGGCCCGGCCTCGGACCGGTGCCCGCCGCCGAGCTCGTGCTGCGCAGGCTGCTGCCGCTGGCCCACGAGGGCCTGAACACGTGGGGCGTCGACCCGGACCTGCGCGACCGGCTCCTCGGGATCATCGAGGCCCGCTGCGTCACCGGCACGACCGGCGCCTCGTGGCAGGTCGACACCGTCCGCTCACTGGGCGGGGACCGGATCGGAGCGCTGCACGAGATGCTGCGCCGCTACGTCGAGAACATGCACGCGAACGAGCCGGTGCACACGTGGGAGCGTCACTCGTAG